TGACCTCTGCGCCGGGCGTGGCGACCTCTTCAATCGACAAAAACAGTGGCTCGGGCGAGAGCAGCATCCCCGCGCCCCCGCCAAAGGGGCGGTCGTCGGCGGTCTTGTGCTTATTTTGCGACCAATCCCGCAGGTCGTGCACGCCAATCTCCAGCAGGCCTTTCTTGGCGGCCTGCCCGAGCATGCTTTCCTGCAAGTAGCCCTCGGCCATGCGAGGGAAAAGGGTAATTAGGTCGAAGCGCATGGGGGAAAGTCAGAATTATGAATGCAGAATTATGAATTATGAAACTTTTGGTGGAAACACATAATGAAGATTGAACCTATACAAAGTGGCCAGCCATTTGGTTGATCCATTCTCATTCACGCACTCCACTTCAAAAGCCAGATTCTCAGGATCTGAATTATGGCTAATCAAAACGGTGCCGGTGTCACCAATTTCAACGGCTTGTGGGCAATCCTCTGGCAGGGAAATTACTTTCACAGCATCGTACTCGCTCAGTTCTTTCCAGCAAAAGTAACACTCGCTTATAAGCGGTTCACCAATTTCCAGTCCATGATTTCTGTGCCAATTCAAAGGGTCATCTGGACGAATATGGTAGTGCAAATCGCACACAGGACATTTACCAAACGGCATCATCTACCTTTCATAATTCATAATTTCCTTATGAAACAAAAAACCCCGGCGCGAAGCCGGGGCCAGAATTCGAGGTCAGGTAAAAGGTGACCTGTTTGCCGTTAGGCTTCGACGGCGGCAGCCTCAGCGCGACGGGCGCGGTTGATGAGGGTGCGAGCGGTGTCGGTCGGCTTGGCGCCTACGCCTACCCAGTAATCTACGCGCTCAAGGTTGAGCTTGAGTTCGGCGTCGTTGCCGCGTGCGCACGGGGCGTAGTTGCCCAGAACTTCGTTGTGACGGCCGTCGCGGCGGTTGCTCGCTTCAGCTACCACGATGCGGTAGACCGGATTGTGGGTGGAGCCGTGGCGCTGGAGTCGGATTTTAAGTGCCATGATGTAAACTAGACTGAAAAAAGTGTGTTACGAGTGCTGGATTAATGGAAAACAGAGGAAAAAATAGGTTGCGGCTACCTCTGTCAAGCCGCATTTACTCGAAAACCTGCGTATTATTCTCCCATGGACGCTGAATCGATTATTCATGATTTTGAGCTGGAGCCCTTGCCGCATGAGGGTGGCTGGTTTCGCCGTATTTACACCGACGATGAGCAAATTCCGGCCGGCGTCAAGGGCCCGGCGTGCGGTCTTTCGTCGATTATCTATTATCTGATTACGGTCGAGGGCTACTCCGCGATGCATCGCCTGGTCCGCTCCAATGAGACTTTTCATTGGCACGCGGGCGACCCGATGGAGCAATTAATCCTCCACCCGGACGGCAAAGGCGAAAAAATTACCCTGGGCAAC
The genomic region above belongs to Cerasicoccus sp. TK19100 and contains:
- the rpsP gene encoding 30S ribosomal protein S16, with translation MALKIRLQRHGSTHNPVYRIVVAEASNRRDGRHNEVLGNYAPCARGNDAELKLNLERVDYWVGVGAKPTDTARTLINRARRAEAAAVEA
- a CDS encoding DUF4926 domain-containing protein, whose product is MMPFGKCPVCDLHYHIRPDDPLNWHRNHGLEIGEPLISECYFCWKELSEYDAVKVISLPEDCPQAVEIGDTGTVLISHNSDPENLAFEVECVNENGSTKWLATLYRFNLHYVFPPKVS
- a CDS encoding cupin domain-containing protein, with translation MDAESIIHDFELEPLPHEGGWFRRIYTDDEQIPAGVKGPACGLSSIIYYLITVEGYSAMHRLVRSNETFHWHAGDPMEQLILHPDGKGEKITLGNDFSRGHQPMSIIPRGCWQGARLTDETSYHGYAFMSVVVTPEFWWEDFVLGDAEVLAEEYPTWKDEILRLSR